One window from the genome of Nitrospira defluvii encodes:
- the hflK gene encoding FtsH protease activity modulator HflK, with amino-acid sequence MVWDPKDPWSKKGDDLDQAFKQAQGQLRNLLPTGGFRNLLLVAFTVFLIWQSAFIVAPDEEGVVKRFGIPVRVVEPGPHMKIPVVESVLQPKVAKLHRVEIGFRTDRQGRQQMIPQEALMLTGDMNILAIEFIVQYKIKSSREYLFNVADIDDTIGKSAEASMREVIGKSKIDEALTTGKAQIQQDTQELLQRILDEYKTGVQVAAVQLQDVDPPEAVAAAFKDVTNAKEDREKLINQAQGYRNDITPKAKGEAAQLVNQAKGYAQARLNRAQGEANRFLATLKEYNQSKDIISKRIYIETLEDVLPHIDKFVMDGKGGERALPYLPLDRLSKPAPAGATQERTP; translated from the coding sequence ATGGTCTGGGACCCCAAAGACCCTTGGAGTAAAAAGGGCGACGATTTGGATCAGGCCTTCAAGCAGGCCCAGGGTCAGCTACGCAACCTGCTCCCCACCGGTGGCTTTCGCAATCTGCTCCTCGTCGCCTTCACCGTCTTCCTCATCTGGCAAAGCGCGTTTATCGTGGCTCCCGATGAAGAGGGGGTCGTTAAACGATTCGGCATCCCGGTTCGTGTGGTCGAGCCGGGGCCACATATGAAGATTCCTGTGGTCGAAAGCGTGCTGCAGCCCAAAGTGGCGAAGTTGCACCGGGTGGAAATCGGGTTTCGCACCGACCGACAGGGTCGTCAGCAGATGATTCCGCAGGAAGCCTTGATGCTGACCGGCGACATGAATATTCTGGCCATCGAATTCATCGTTCAATATAAGATCAAGAGTTCACGCGAATACCTGTTCAACGTCGCCGATATCGACGATACGATCGGGAAATCAGCGGAAGCCTCTATGCGGGAGGTCATCGGGAAGAGCAAAATCGATGAAGCGCTCACCACGGGCAAGGCGCAAATCCAGCAGGACACCCAGGAACTGCTCCAACGCATTCTGGATGAGTACAAAACCGGTGTACAGGTGGCCGCGGTCCAACTACAGGACGTCGATCCCCCGGAAGCCGTGGCAGCGGCATTCAAGGACGTGACCAACGCCAAAGAAGATCGCGAGAAACTCATCAACCAGGCCCAGGGCTATCGCAACGATATCACTCCCAAGGCCAAGGGAGAGGCGGCGCAATTGGTGAATCAAGCTAAGGGCTATGCGCAAGCGCGATTGAATCGCGCCCAGGGAGAAGCCAATCGCTTCCTCGCCACCCTCAAAGAATACAACCAGTCGAAAGACATCATCAGTAAGCGGATCTATATCGAGACACTGGAAGACGTGCTTCCCCACATCGACAAATTCGTGATGGACGGCAAGGGTGGAGAGCGTGCTCTGCCGTATCTCCCACTGGATCGCCTCAGCAAGCCGGCCCCAGCCGGCGCGACGCAGGAGCGTACGCCATGA
- the hflC gene encoding protease modulator HflC codes for MSKQGFAVAFIGIVIGLLVLGASPFYIVDVTQNAIVVQLGKPVRNVTEGGLYLKVPFIEEVTYFDKRLLDYDSNAQDVITQDKKTLLLDNFAKWRITDPLKVYQAFQSQRGALQRLHDIIYSELRVELGRHDLAEIVSSARAQLMAVVTQRANEKASAYGIEIQDVRIKRADLPEQNEKAVFSRMQAERERQAKQYRAEGAEEAQKIKSEAEKDREIILAEAYRESEELRGGGDAKAFKIYADAYRQDPHFFEFTRTMEAYRKTLKDKTTILVSPDSEYFRFLKQR; via the coding sequence ATGAGCAAGCAGGGATTTGCGGTGGCCTTTATCGGCATCGTCATCGGCTTGCTGGTATTAGGCGCGTCGCCTTTCTACATTGTCGACGTCACCCAAAATGCCATTGTGGTGCAGCTCGGCAAGCCGGTCAGAAATGTGACCGAGGGCGGCTTGTATCTGAAAGTGCCGTTCATCGAAGAAGTCACCTATTTCGATAAGCGGCTGCTGGACTATGATTCCAACGCCCAGGATGTCATCACGCAGGACAAAAAGACTCTGTTACTCGACAACTTTGCCAAGTGGCGGATCACGGATCCCCTCAAGGTCTACCAGGCGTTCCAAAGCCAGCGTGGCGCACTGCAACGCCTGCATGACATCATCTATTCGGAATTGCGCGTCGAGCTGGGCCGACACGACCTGGCGGAAATTGTCTCGTCGGCCCGCGCGCAACTCATGGCCGTGGTGACCCAACGCGCCAATGAGAAGGCCTCGGCGTACGGCATTGAAATTCAAGATGTGCGGATCAAGCGGGCAGACCTTCCCGAGCAAAACGAGAAGGCCGTCTTCTCACGGATGCAGGCGGAACGGGAACGGCAAGCTAAGCAATATCGCGCGGAAGGCGCCGAAGAGGCGCAAAAGATCAAGTCGGAAGCCGAAAAGGACCGAGAGATTATCCTTGCCGAAGCTTATCGCGAGTCAGAAGAGCTTCGTGGCGGCGGCGATGCCAAAGCCTTCAAAATTTACGCGGATGCGTACCGTCAAGACCCACATTTCTTTGAATTCACGCGCACGATGGAAGCGTATCGCAAAACCCTCAAAGACAAAACCACGATCCTGGTCAGTCCTGACTCCGAATATTTCCGGTTCCTCAAGCAACGCTAA
- a CDS encoding formate--tetrahydrofolate ligase, with amino-acid sequence MTDLEIARSVDHKHIFEVAQALGIHSEDLIPFGWYKAKISLNFAERVKNRPCGRYILVTAINPTPLGEGKTTTSVGLSMALCRLGHRAAVTLRQPSLGPVFGVKGGGTGGGHAQVWPMEDINLHFTGDAHAVSASHNLLSAFVDNHLFHGNALKLDPQRIRWPRTLGVSDRALRDIVLSVEGKPRQGQFVITEASEIMAVLALAADHADLRQRLGRILVGLTESGAMTMAEAFGCAGSMAVLLKDALLPNLVQTLEGTPAFVHAGPFGNIAHGNCSVVSDRLALRCAEYVITEAGFGSDLGAEKFFNIKCRMSGLRPDAGVVVATLRALKLHGGGGTVKPGSPLPTGLTGPNQEALERGFANLEQHIANVRAHGVPVVVAVNAFKDDSPAELNWVCERAVAAGASAAAVSTHYADGGKGAEELARAVVKVAAQESQFTHLYDATWPIKKKIETIATTVYGSAGVSYSPQAEKDIELAARLGFEQLPICMAKTPLSLSHDPALKGRPSGFTVPIQELRILSGAGFLTAVCSGIQLMPGLPKKPAGERIDMDPRSGEIVGLA; translated from the coding sequence ATGACTGATCTCGAGATAGCCCGTTCTGTTGATCACAAACACATATTCGAAGTCGCGCAGGCACTGGGTATTCATTCCGAGGACCTCATTCCGTTCGGGTGGTATAAAGCAAAAATTTCTCTCAACTTTGCTGAACGGGTCAAAAATAGACCTTGTGGTCGGTACATCCTCGTCACCGCAATCAATCCCACACCGCTCGGTGAGGGCAAAACGACGACATCGGTGGGATTGAGCATGGCGTTGTGCCGGTTGGGCCATCGCGCGGCCGTCACATTGAGGCAGCCTTCACTGGGACCGGTCTTTGGTGTCAAGGGAGGAGGGACGGGTGGAGGTCATGCTCAGGTCTGGCCCATGGAGGATATCAATCTGCATTTCACGGGTGATGCCCATGCGGTCTCTGCCAGCCACAATCTGCTGTCGGCGTTTGTCGATAACCACCTGTTTCACGGCAATGCGCTCAAACTTGATCCGCAACGAATCAGATGGCCTCGCACGCTGGGTGTGAGCGATCGAGCGCTCCGTGACATCGTGCTGAGTGTGGAAGGGAAACCTCGGCAGGGGCAATTTGTCATCACCGAGGCGTCGGAAATCATGGCAGTATTGGCGCTGGCCGCTGATCATGCCGATCTTCGTCAGCGCCTCGGCAGAATCCTCGTCGGCCTGACTGAGAGCGGCGCCATGACCATGGCCGAAGCATTCGGCTGTGCCGGTTCGATGGCCGTGCTGCTGAAGGACGCGCTGCTACCGAACCTGGTGCAAACCTTGGAAGGTACGCCCGCCTTCGTTCATGCGGGACCCTTCGGTAACATTGCTCATGGCAATTGTTCCGTCGTCTCGGACCGACTGGCCCTGCGTTGTGCAGAGTATGTCATCACCGAAGCGGGGTTCGGCAGCGACCTTGGCGCAGAAAAGTTCTTCAATATCAAGTGCCGTATGTCAGGACTTCGCCCGGATGCAGGCGTGGTCGTGGCAACCTTGCGCGCGCTCAAGTTGCATGGCGGGGGAGGGACGGTCAAGCCCGGATCTCCCTTGCCGACAGGGTTGACGGGACCAAATCAGGAAGCCCTGGAGCGGGGTTTCGCCAATCTCGAGCAGCACATCGCGAATGTACGAGCCCACGGTGTGCCCGTCGTGGTGGCCGTGAATGCGTTCAAGGATGATTCACCCGCTGAATTGAATTGGGTCTGCGAACGGGCGGTGGCTGCCGGGGCCTCGGCGGCTGCGGTGTCGACGCACTACGCCGATGGTGGAAAGGGCGCGGAAGAGCTTGCGCGCGCAGTCGTGAAGGTTGCGGCGCAGGAATCGCAGTTTACACACCTCTACGATGCGACGTGGCCCATCAAGAAGAAGATTGAGACCATTGCCACGACGGTGTACGGTTCGGCCGGTGTGTCCTATTCGCCTCAGGCGGAAAAGGACATAGAATTAGCGGCACGATTGGGATTCGAGCAGTTACCCATCTGCATGGCGAAGACGCCGTTGTCGCTTTCCCATGATCCGGCACTGAAAGGGCGACCATCCGGGTTCACCGTCCCCATCCAGGAATTGCGAATCCTGTCTGGTGCAGGTTTTCTCACAGCCGTCTGTTCTGGCATTCAACTCATGCCGGGTTTGCCGAAAAAGCCGGCAGGTGAGCGCATTGATATGGATCCCCGATCGGGCGAGATCGTCGGGTTGGCGTGA
- a CDS encoding M23 family metallopeptidase — MSQQTAETSDAYTVVVFRGSSSKPLRFSFPRKFVRKLLILAAIMIVADLLVVSHYVIRTGEVWQLSAFRAEAMGAREQTAAFSAAIDDLKKRLSAMGEVNQRLRVMLGIDASKPAGDLANGRGGEDGPLPDGKTGIQGIGVMGSGGESRQQVSELRENNQSGLDFSTESIEEVTQQVRESLEALTKEAAQQEEALENLTQVAEQRSAQWASTPSIWPVRGWVTSGFGPRVSPFTEKPAWHDGLDIGAQANSPVQAPALGRVVTVAFDSKMGNMVKLDHGYGIETVYGHLAKSLVKEGQRVKRGDVVALVGSTGLSTGPHLHYMVKKNGQALDPTKFILD, encoded by the coding sequence ATGAGCCAGCAAACGGCCGAAACAAGTGATGCCTATACCGTTGTGGTATTCCGAGGGTCATCCTCGAAGCCACTGCGGTTTAGTTTTCCACGGAAATTCGTACGTAAGCTCCTGATTTTGGCTGCGATTATGATCGTGGCGGATCTGTTAGTCGTCTCCCACTATGTGATTCGAACCGGCGAAGTCTGGCAGTTGTCGGCCTTTCGGGCTGAAGCCATGGGTGCCAGGGAACAAACAGCCGCCTTTTCTGCGGCCATTGATGATTTGAAGAAACGTCTCTCTGCCATGGGCGAGGTGAACCAGCGCCTCCGCGTCATGTTGGGTATTGATGCGAGTAAGCCGGCTGGTGATCTTGCGAATGGACGCGGTGGTGAGGACGGCCCCTTGCCGGACGGCAAAACCGGCATTCAGGGGATCGGAGTCATGGGTTCTGGTGGAGAGAGCCGACAGCAGGTTTCTGAGCTACGGGAAAATAATCAATCCGGCCTCGACTTCTCCACGGAAAGCATCGAAGAGGTCACCCAGCAAGTTCGTGAAAGTTTGGAAGCTCTGACGAAGGAGGCGGCCCAGCAGGAAGAAGCCCTGGAAAATTTGACCCAAGTCGCGGAGCAACGCTCAGCTCAGTGGGCCTCAACCCCGTCAATTTGGCCTGTACGTGGGTGGGTGACCTCGGGGTTTGGTCCACGCGTTTCGCCTTTCACTGAGAAGCCGGCCTGGCATGATGGTCTCGACATCGGGGCTCAGGCAAACTCTCCCGTTCAGGCTCCGGCACTTGGACGGGTGGTCACGGTGGCGTTTGACTCAAAAATGGGGAATATGGTCAAGCTGGACCACGGTTACGGCATTGAGACCGTCTACGGCCACCTGGCGAAATCTCTTGTGAAGGAAGGTCAGCGGGTCAAACGTGGCGATGTGGTCGCACTGGTTGGGAGCACCGGCCTGTCGACGGGTCCTCACCTGCATTATATGGTCAAGAAGAATGGTCAGGCCCTTGATCCAACCAAGTTCATTCTTGATTAA
- the cutA gene encoding divalent-cation tolerance protein CutA yields the protein MDAESSAIIVLVTTSTQEEAEKIGRMLIEAKLAACTNIVSGIRSIFRWDNNISVENECLMLIKTTQKRFAELESAVRQQHSYSVPEIVALPVVAGSESYLNWVRGETDK from the coding sequence GTGGACGCGGAAAGTTCAGCGATCATCGTGTTGGTGACGACCTCGACACAGGAAGAGGCAGAAAAAATCGGACGGATGCTCATTGAAGCCAAGCTTGCAGCGTGTACGAACATTGTCAGCGGGATCCGTTCAATATTTCGATGGGACAACAATATCAGCGTCGAGAACGAATGCTTGATGCTCATCAAAACAACACAGAAGCGGTTCGCAGAACTTGAATCGGCGGTGCGGCAACAGCATAGTTATTCGGTTCCGGAGATTGTTGCTCTCCCGGTGGTGGCCGGATCAGAGTCTTATTTGAATTGGGTCAGGGGTGAAACTGATAAGTAA
- a CDS encoding rhodanese-like domain-containing protein encodes MSFTITPTELKSRLDKGDKLVLVDVREPWEYAICKLEGSVLVPLATLQQSLGKLDREAEIIAVCHHGMRSADATGFLLQQGFTKVKNLIGGMDAWSTQVDPSVPRY; translated from the coding sequence ATGAGCTTCACAATTACGCCAACAGAACTTAAGTCGAGACTGGATAAAGGTGACAAACTCGTCCTGGTCGATGTTCGTGAGCCATGGGAATATGCGATCTGCAAACTAGAGGGATCCGTCTTGGTCCCCTTGGCGACCCTTCAGCAATCGCTCGGGAAACTGGATCGTGAAGCCGAGATCATCGCCGTGTGCCATCATGGCATGCGAAGTGCGGACGCCACGGGATTCCTGCTGCAGCAGGGATTCACAAAAGTGAAAAATTTGATCGGGGGAATGGACGCCTGGTCAACCCAAGTCGATCCGTCGGTCCCGCGCTATTAG
- a CDS encoding SDR family oxidoreductase: MKVLVTGGAGFIGSHVVDRLLQEGHDVVVVDNLVTGKRKNVPKAAQFYKLDIENPKLERVFRNERPAVVFHLAAQMNVRRSVEDPMFDAQVNVLGTLNVLEQASKHGARKVIFSSSGGAIYGEQLTFPAPETHVTQPLSPYGISKLCGEHYLFYYQRMSGIQVVSLRYANVYGPRQDPEGEAGVVAIFIQKMLRGEQAVVNGNGRQTRDFVYVEDVVESNLMAMGPDVEGVYNVGTGIETSVNDLFRTIVDLTKVEFREVHGPAKRGEQARSVIDSTKLHRNLGWEPKVELREGLRRTVEYFRDGLG, from the coding sequence ATGAAAGTCTTGGTCACCGGAGGAGCGGGGTTTATCGGATCACACGTTGTCGATCGGTTGCTGCAAGAGGGCCACGACGTGGTGGTGGTCGATAATCTTGTGACGGGCAAGCGGAAAAACGTGCCGAAAGCGGCGCAGTTCTACAAGTTGGACATCGAAAATCCAAAACTAGAACGGGTGTTCCGTAATGAACGCCCAGCGGTGGTGTTTCACCTGGCCGCGCAGATGAACGTTCGGCGTTCCGTCGAAGATCCGATGTTCGATGCTCAGGTCAATGTGCTTGGTACCCTGAATGTGCTGGAGCAGGCCTCCAAGCATGGTGCACGCAAGGTCATCTTTTCATCCTCCGGCGGCGCGATTTATGGGGAGCAGCTGACCTTTCCTGCCCCGGAAACCCACGTCACCCAACCACTCTCTCCCTATGGGATCAGCAAATTGTGCGGCGAACACTATCTGTTCTATTACCAGCGAATGAGCGGTATCCAAGTGGTCAGCTTGCGTTATGCGAATGTGTATGGGCCCCGGCAGGATCCGGAAGGCGAGGCGGGCGTTGTGGCCATCTTTATTCAGAAGATGTTGCGGGGTGAGCAAGCAGTGGTGAACGGGAACGGCCGCCAGACCAGGGATTTCGTCTATGTTGAGGATGTGGTCGAGTCGAATCTCATGGCGATGGGCCCCGACGTCGAAGGTGTCTACAACGTGGGGACCGGGATCGAGACCTCGGTGAACGACCTCTTTCGAACGATCGTCGATCTGACCAAAGTGGAGTTTCGCGAAGTACATGGGCCGGCCAAGCGGGGCGAGCAGGCCAGGAGCGTGATCGATTCCACAAAACTCCACCGGAACCTTGGGTGGGAGCCGAAGGTCGAATTACGCGAAGGATTGCGGCGAACCGTCGAGTACTTTCGTGACGGACTCGGGTAG
- a CDS encoding TlyA family RNA methyltransferase produces the protein MVQKIRPERERLDRVLVNRGLVASREDAARLILAGLVRVDGTVVDKAAKLTLPDASVEVTGPGSPYVGRGGEKLAGALDQFQVDPKGMTCFDVGCSTGGFTDCLLQRGASRVYAVDVGYGQFEWRLRQDPRVVLMERTNIRHLPPHAIPEPIDLIVIDVSFISLTLVLPCVVSYLTASGSIITLIKPQFEVGKGLVGRGGIVRDDGLRQGAAEKVIACALSLGLELAGRMESPIEGRKGNREILAWFRHKASSEKDMRKRGVTGADESTLRKSAEGVG, from the coding sequence ATGGTTCAGAAAATCCGCCCAGAGCGAGAACGGCTCGATCGCGTGCTGGTGAATCGAGGACTCGTCGCGAGTCGGGAGGATGCAGCCCGCCTGATTCTGGCCGGTCTGGTCCGGGTGGATGGGACGGTCGTCGATAAGGCGGCGAAACTTACGTTGCCGGATGCGTCCGTAGAGGTGACTGGACCCGGTTCTCCCTATGTGGGACGCGGCGGGGAGAAGCTGGCGGGCGCGCTGGATCAATTTCAGGTCGATCCGAAGGGTATGACCTGTTTTGACGTCGGCTGTTCAACGGGAGGCTTTACGGATTGTCTGCTGCAGCGGGGAGCGAGTCGAGTGTATGCAGTGGATGTGGGATATGGGCAGTTTGAGTGGCGACTTCGTCAGGATCCTCGGGTTGTCCTCATGGAACGGACCAACATCCGCCATCTGCCCCCACACGCGATTCCTGAGCCGATTGATCTGATTGTGATTGACGTGTCGTTCATTTCACTGACGCTGGTGCTGCCCTGTGTTGTGTCATACCTCACGGCCTCTGGCTCCATCATCACGCTGATCAAGCCGCAATTTGAAGTGGGAAAGGGTCTTGTCGGGCGGGGAGGGATTGTGCGGGATGATGGATTACGACAAGGGGCGGCGGAAAAGGTTATTGCTTGTGCCCTGTCCTTGGGATTGGAACTGGCAGGTCGCATGGAATCGCCCATTGAAGGCCGAAAAGGGAATCGGGAGATTCTCGCGTGGTTCCGTCACAAAGCATCATCGGAGAAGGATATGCGAAAAAGGGGCGTCACCGGGGCGGACGAAAGTACTTTGCGGAAGTCGGCGGAAGGTGTAGGCTGA
- the xseB gene encoding exodeoxyribonuclease VII small subunit, translating to MAAVKFEYAMARLETIVAELEKGDLPLDDSLKIFEEGIRLSKTCLKMLEDAERKVEILVQEKDGKKRIQAFSPGEDETESSQ from the coding sequence GTGGCTGCAGTAAAATTCGAATATGCCATGGCGAGATTGGAGACGATCGTCGCCGAACTTGAAAAAGGTGATCTGCCACTCGACGATTCGCTGAAAATTTTCGAGGAAGGGATCCGGTTGTCGAAAACGTGTCTCAAGATGTTGGAAGACGCGGAGCGCAAGGTAGAGATCCTGGTCCAGGAAAAGGACGGAAAGAAACGAATTCAGGCCTTTTCCCCCGGTGAGGATGAGACAGAGAGTTCGCAGTAG
- the xseA gene encoding exodeoxyribonuclease VII large subunit yields MTGHNLSLPLLLSVSDVTRLIRESLEDQFREVWVEGEISNLRAPTSGHLYFTLKDAQSQLRGVLFRSGVERLRFALQEGLAVVARGRISVYEPRGEYQLIVDALEPKGLGALQLAFEQLKERLSAEGLFEEARKRPLPEFPRTVGVVTSPTGAAIRDIVAVLRRRCPVVDILVAPVPVQGEGAGEHIAAAIHALNEMPQVDVLIVGRGGGASEDLWAFNEEAVVRAIARSRVPVVSAVGHEIDVTLADFAADYRAPTPSAAAEAVVPVLDEILARLGELDGRLRRLVDTGIQMQRHRLDRLIGGLGEMRFRVQAQAQHLDDLHDRVTRTLTERLTALHRGVVEHRHALLSLGPHNRIRASLVLLPQLSRRLEQEARRGIVSRRQSVAARVAALDALSPLATLSRGFSVIRTVPEGKMVRKSSDVTVGQTVQARLAEGQLVCVVSDVIRQSAS; encoded by the coding sequence ATGACCGGGCACAATCTTTCGCTGCCTCTGCTGCTGTCCGTGTCCGATGTGACACGGCTCATTCGAGAATCGCTGGAAGACCAATTTCGGGAGGTCTGGGTCGAAGGCGAAATCTCCAATCTTCGCGCCCCGACGTCGGGGCACCTCTATTTCACGCTAAAGGATGCGCAGAGTCAGCTCCGCGGCGTGCTCTTTCGGTCCGGAGTCGAACGTCTTCGGTTTGCGCTGCAGGAGGGACTGGCCGTCGTTGCCCGCGGGCGCATTTCTGTGTACGAGCCTCGGGGCGAATACCAGCTGATCGTAGACGCGCTTGAACCGAAGGGGCTCGGGGCCTTGCAGTTGGCCTTCGAGCAGCTCAAGGAACGGTTATCGGCCGAAGGGTTGTTCGAAGAGGCAAGGAAGCGGCCGTTGCCGGAATTCCCGAGGACGGTCGGTGTGGTGACCTCGCCCACGGGAGCTGCCATACGCGATATCGTGGCGGTGCTCCGCCGTCGTTGTCCAGTCGTTGATATTCTTGTCGCCCCGGTTCCGGTGCAGGGCGAGGGGGCCGGCGAGCACATCGCGGCGGCGATTCATGCGTTGAACGAGATGCCGCAGGTAGACGTGTTGATTGTCGGGCGCGGCGGAGGGGCCTCGGAAGACCTCTGGGCGTTTAACGAAGAAGCGGTAGTGCGTGCGATTGCGCGGTCAAGGGTACCGGTGGTCTCCGCTGTCGGGCATGAAATCGACGTCACGCTGGCAGACTTTGCGGCTGATTATCGAGCCCCGACCCCTTCTGCGGCGGCAGAGGCGGTGGTGCCTGTTCTCGACGAGATCCTGGCGCGATTGGGTGAATTGGATGGTCGCCTCCGTCGTCTCGTGGACACCGGGATACAGATGCAGCGGCACCGCCTGGATCGGTTGATCGGTGGACTCGGCGAGATGCGGTTTCGAGTGCAGGCGCAAGCGCAGCATCTGGATGATCTGCATGATCGAGTGACCCGCACCTTGACCGAGCGCCTCACGGCGCTGCACCGTGGTGTGGTGGAGCACCGGCATGCCTTACTGTCGCTGGGGCCTCATAACCGGATTCGAGCCTCACTCGTCTTGCTCCCCCAACTGTCTCGGCGGTTGGAGCAAGAAGCTCGTCGCGGGATCGTTTCACGAAGGCAATCAGTGGCGGCGCGTGTCGCCGCGCTGGACGCCCTGAGTCCACTGGCCACCTTGAGCCGGGGATTTAGTGTCATACGGACCGTTCCTGAGGGGAAAATGGTGCGCAAGTCCTCCGACGTGACGGTCGGGCAGACGGTTCAGGCCAGACTTGCGGAGGGACAGCTGGTGTGTGTGGTCAGCGACGTGATCCGACAGTCGGCGTCTTGA
- a CDS encoding TIGR00282 family metallophosphoesterase, translated as MKVLMIGDIMGEPGRRSVARLLPKLIANHAIDVVVGNGENVAGGFGITPDLVDDLFDLGVSVITTGNHAWDKKEILDVFPREPRLLRPANYPAGVPGRGSYVFTTPGGESLGILHLMGRAFMPTIDCPFQVAKREVERLKTQVSAIVVDMHAEASSEKMAMGHYLDGLVTVVAGTHTHVQTADEQILPKGTAYITDIGMTGPLHSVIGIKKELAIEKFLTGMPRRFEVASGPTVFCALLVDLDAALGKVVSVERIRMMD; from the coding sequence ATGAAAGTCTTGATGATCGGAGACATCATGGGCGAGCCGGGACGACGGTCCGTGGCTCGCCTCCTGCCGAAACTCATTGCCAATCACGCGATCGATGTCGTGGTCGGCAATGGCGAAAACGTCGCCGGCGGATTTGGAATCACGCCCGATCTCGTGGATGACCTGTTCGACCTGGGGGTGTCCGTCATTACCACGGGCAACCATGCGTGGGATAAGAAAGAAATCCTGGACGTGTTTCCCCGCGAACCGCGTCTGTTGCGCCCAGCCAACTATCCGGCCGGGGTGCCGGGGCGAGGCAGTTACGTCTTCACGACGCCGGGCGGCGAGTCGTTGGGCATTCTGCATTTAATGGGGCGGGCCTTCATGCCGACCATCGATTGCCCGTTTCAAGTCGCAAAGCGCGAGGTCGAGCGGCTCAAGACGCAGGTATCGGCCATTGTGGTTGATATGCATGCCGAGGCGAGCTCGGAAAAGATGGCCATGGGCCATTATCTCGATGGACTGGTGACGGTCGTGGCCGGGACCCATACACATGTGCAAACGGCTGACGAGCAAATCCTTCCGAAAGGGACGGCCTACATCACGGACATCGGCATGACGGGGCCTCTGCATTCGGTGATCGGGATCAAGAAGGAATTGGCGATTGAAAAGTTTTTGACCGGAATGCCCAGACGGTTTGAGGTGGCGTCGGGACCTACGGTCTTCTGCGCGCTCCTTGTCGACCTCGATGCGGCGCTGGGCAAGGTCGTGTCGGTAGAACGCATCCGAATGATGGATTGA